Within Crassostrea angulata isolate pt1a10 chromosome 2, ASM2561291v2, whole genome shotgun sequence, the genomic segment GCTGTTACAGTAGCTAGTTTTCATCATGGTTCTgcattaaaacatatttacaataaTATACAAATTATAATGATACAATCAGTATCTAAATGTAAACTTTCATTCTTATATCTTATATTAGTGCCAAACAACCTGCTAAAAATTGAGTATGCTgtcaatattaaatttttcctatgtgtttaaaaacaatgttcTATTTATCGTTGATATGTAGCTGTACTAAATATGAAATTACAATTTCTTCTATATAAGCTAccatactggcactgtaccagttatcggctaaaatttaacgttttcttttcgtaattccttatttcttgatatttttggataaaacttgacatactttaaaaagtgaactccttatttatcaatctgttagtttatatcattatttagaacccaaaacatcttgttttgtgcttttaagcacgccccgaatttgccgagattttacgatttactgtaccagttatcggctacgtgataataacatagtaaaaatccgtgttcatgttgattttatactctgctaaatatagtttgaattatgcccctttgCTAGGTCGGACTAAAGTATtcggggtcatgatacattataaacaaaactcataaaataatttgtttattatcatacggtaatacaacaaatcgtatactattcaatacataattgtgcaatcaggtgTTCAATTGCACTACGAATTTCTCGGAAATTCGTGagttccttttgtttatacatattaaatgtattgattttatatgtcaaatcaaagaagggatataataacgtatcacaaagaggtaatattctatttttaacttattacgtcacttcccccactgctgaaagtgcaaagatgtaaaatcagcggtaaacaatgatcgtttaagctcatgtaaaaaacatattcaagaaagttttccagcaaacttacttttctttattctaaaaagacgactgaattaaaaaatcttggattgtcgCGTGCTTTAAACCCGatctctcagtttagccgataactggtcttagccgataactggtacagtaccagtatccCATTAGCGTAAATTCAAATCAGGCAGAAACGTGATGTTTTTCTTgacaaaaacatcatttttgatagatgtttatgttttacaaGTGCATTGTTGTGAATATGCTATTCTTTATGTTTACAGGTAAAAAACAAAGGTTTAATATGAATTGCCTTTATAAATTCTgatgatttaaatcaatagtacatgtttacatgtttttcttttgatgATAATGTACTTagcaaaataaaagaaagacaatccaaattttacaatatgccATATAATCGTTCGCCTACAGCGTAGAAAACaaatgtcattttacaagaaATAACACTGCTGTGCTATGTAATCAATACGTCTACTGTAATTCACATACACTCTATGCCATATACACATAAACGTTATGCTTTATCAACTAGTTAAACGCTGTACGTAAACTTATATCAGCTTTCTAAAAACACtctaaaaataaacatgcaaaCTTCTTTGTGTACAGCCAGTTGTATAGCATGGCTTGTAAAAAAACCATGGGAAATTCGCCAACCGCCCGGCAGAAATGGAAACCATAATCTGCGAGCGTGTAGGATGGGGTTCGCGCAATACACCTTAAACTTCTATTTAACCGGTAATTTCACTTTTATGTATTCTTCAAAAAAGTGAGGGGGTCATTTTCATccagttttaattttctgtttgtAATGCAAAAATGTTTGCTGGCAAAAAtgataaagggggggggggtcatgttacgttcttgaaatatttctgGGGTCTTTTTTCATCTACATTACCTGGACACTAAGTTTTGGTGTCAGGAAATAAAATTAagactattttttttatcatttatcggGCTCGTAATTTACCAATAACGAATAGCTTGCCTCCATACCAAAGTGTcgtttaaaatctaaaaaagcTAAATTACACTGAGACGCAGTGAGCCCACAGTAAGAAtgtttttgagagagagagagagagagagagagagagagagagagagagagagagagagagagagagagatgagagagagagatgagagaGACTGATTAGTCAGTTGAGTCTATAGAAGACGTTAAATCTCTGCATGTTTCTAACAGTGGCCTCAAGAGCTTTAGTGGTTTGGGGATTAAGCTCATAAGGTACAATCTCATATTACATCTGTGTCCTTGTTTTGACAGCTTGATTTCACATATTTCTAACAGTGGCTCTGAGAGCTTTAGTCATTGGTCAGGATATAGCTCCTTCATACTGGAGGTAAAATCTCACATTAGATCTGTTTCCTTGTTTTGCACAGCTTTTTATCACATATAACTAGACTTCGACCCGTGCGTGcatgggttgacattgcatatcggacatttacaaaatagagatatcgacacaccgtattattgacatttacataacaaagatataaggcaacaataatgctattaatttcactacactttcctcagtttgaataatctaactgtgtctcggtaAAGGGCTTCACCACATTTAGAAAGccttccatatacatgtaatgtagcAGGAAATTACAGAAtagctccggaacgattttggagaaaactaatgaagttgccttaaaaataacagtcaaatccatcataataaacctttttgagactatAAATGCCTTTCATATAACAATTTTAAtccatataatgaaataattcaacacgttttcaccaacgtacatgtatattctttccCACAGAGACAATACACAGAACTCATTTTATCGGAATACTGGGTCTGTaggacatttttcatttttacaataaaacacattccatcttcactctcctaagaaatatcatgtaatttttttttggcatgtaagcaaatattttttgtcatcacgataACAAAAGTAAGTACATGCACTGAGTTGaactgtatatttgttattttatgctttctctcataagaaatcttTAATAGATATGAACGGAATATAAAGCacctttaattaaattaaaatttacaattaaatttgatattgtataaaCATAGACTAATGATCCCGTTACCGTGAATGTACTGTCTAAGCGCAAgattgtataataaaaaaaatccggatgatttccgggatttttttaatgaagtttcgttgattattaatttgcGAAGcgtaactgagaaaaaataaaaaaaaaaaaattggtaatcttcacaTACCAATGACgtttacaatataaaaaaaaaacaaaaggcaGAATTCCTCCGATCTATCggtattaaaaaccaaaaagtCGAGtctattcttttttaatatagtagCATAGATGTGATAAAATCACGTTGCATTACACGATTCTGTTTTACAATTACCTATTTAAACTTTATCACCTGTCCATGATCACGACATTAAGCCGTGCAAAAgaagttatataaaatttcattctagttgtaacgcgctttctaaTTGGCTAAagcaatattttatatatcataaagAATGTTGCTTACGTCATaataagactaacgtcaaaaatgtatcaatacgcctgatgttacgtttgaattttgtacatctgcatgttattttaaaaatcaaatgaccgttttttctacaatgaagagtaaaaaaattaaataataggcaatgaattcaaaatttattagttttatacgatataaaatggtttgaaacagtttacgcttttttattaCCCGATTCTCGGTTAATAAAGCCTAATCTGCCCTAAACCATTTTacatcgtataaaactaatgaGTATTGAATTAAtcccttaaaaaagaaaaaaaaaagattaaatggtcatttattttagcaaaatatagttattttgattttagtgattggttagagagagaaagacagagGGGGTTGTACTTATAAAATACTTAATATCCgacatgattttattttaaaatactattCTAAAATGGTTGAATATAAAATCGTTCTATTTATTCATAATtgtgtatattatataattcaGTGTCATTAAATATTCTAACTATTAAGGATTTGTTTTAACGTAAGTGTTGTATAGATTATTTTAGGCAAATATTGTTAAACTGCTCAATTTATAGATACTTTAACACTAACCTTTATTTATTCAGGATTACAACGATTAGCTGTTACAGTAGCTAGTTTTCATCATGGTTCTgcattaaaacatatttacaataaTATACAAATTATAATGATACAATCAGTATCTAAATGTAAACTTTCATTCTTATATCTTATATTAGTGCCAAACAACCTGCTAAAAATTGAGTATGCTgtcaatattaaatttttcctatgtgtttaaaaacaatgttcTATTTATCGTTGATATGTAGCTGTACTAAATATGAAATTACAATTTCTTCTATATAAGCTAccatactggcactgtaccagttatcggctaaaatttaacgttttcttttcgtaattccttatttcttgatatttttggataaaacttgacatactttaaaaagtgaactccttatttatcaatctgttagtttatatcattatttagaacccaaaacatcttgttttgtgcttttaagcacgccccgaatttgccgagattttacgatttactgtaccagttatcggctacgtgataataacatagtaaaaatccgtgttcatgttgattttatactctgctaaatatagtttgaattatgcccctttgCTAGGTCGGACTAAAGTATtcggggtcatgatacattataaacaaaactcataaaataatttgtttattatcatacggtaatacaacaaatcgtatactattcaatacataattgtgcaatcaggtgTTCAATTGCACTACGAATTTCTCGGAAATTCGTGagttccttttgtttatacatattaaatgtattgattttatatgtcaaatcaaagaagggatataataacgtatcacaaagaggtaatattctatttttaacttattacgtcacttcccccactgctgaaagtgcaaagatgtaaaatcagcggtaaacaatgatcgtttaagctcatgtaaaaaaacatattcaagaaagttttccagcaaacttacttttctttattctaaaaagacgactgaattaaaaaatcttggattgtcgCGTGCTTTAAAACCCGatctctcagtttagccgataactggtcttagccgataactggtacagtaccagtatccCATTAGCGTAAATTCAAATCAGGCAGAAACGTGATGTTTTTCTTgacaaaaacatcatttttgatagatgtttatgttttacaaGTGCATTGTTGTGAATATGCTATTCTTTATGTTTACAGGTAAAAAACAAAGGTTTAATATGAATTGCCTTTATAAATTCTgatgatttaaatcaatagtacatgtttacatgtttttcttttgatgATAATGTACTTagcaaaataaaagaaagacaatccaaattttacaatatgccATATAATCGTTCGCCTACAGCGTAGAAAACaaatgtcattttacaagaaATAACACTGCTGTGCTATGTAATCAATACGTCTACTGTAATTCACATACACTCTATGCCATATACACATAAACGTTATGCTTTATCAACTAGTTAAACGCTGTACGTAAACTTATATCAGCTTTCTAAAAACACtctaaaaataaacatgcaaaCTTCTTTGTGTACAGCCAGTTGTATAGCATGGCTTGTAAAAAAACCATGGGAAATTCGCCAACCGCCCGGCAGAAATGGAAACCATAATCTGCGAGCGTGTAGGATGGGGTTCGCGCAATACACCTTAAACTTCTATTTAACCGGTAATTTCACTTTTATGTATTCTTCAAAAAAGTGAGGGGGTCATTTTCATccagttttaattttctgtttgtaatgcaaaaatgtttgctggcaaaaatgataaattgtataaaaaaaacaacaagagatgattttgttcattattttttaatttcagcatTTAGTTAGGGTAACCTTTGTTAAAcgaaaatttgtggaaaaattcaaaacaccAAATTctaagagatacatgtatagtagCAATATTTTAAGTTGTGTTgaaacgtttttgaaaaaaaaaattagatggTTAACGGTAATACATTAGAgaacaaaacttaaaaatgtGACACTTAATTGAACTTGTTTATCATTATTGaacagtttaactgtttttatgGAAACAAAACCTAAAATGTCGTGCATTGTTCTTCACTATGCAGTAGCAGTGAAATGATTGATAGTTTTACGTTCAACGGATATTTATTGCGAAGGGCTTTATGACAGATTTTACCACTCTCCGACGAAAATTATCCCCTCagtaaattattatattatttccattttttacattttaaaacaacataaatGAAAGCCTGTATTTTgtcatgtagcacatgctatgtataaCTACGCGGCGCAGCAAGTACTGTTTTTGGTTACGCTATAAGATACgtccattttgtgtcactcatctTTTATGATATCATTTGGTTTTATGCTTCaaaattggtttgttttgttatcACAGAAAAAGGCAGTTAAAGGGTAAATATATAGTTTTAGTTTATGTGTGCAGTAAACaaggtggattttttttcttaaaaaaaaaatagatagatTATACCagatttatttcaattattaacACGCTTttccaaaacaaataaaaataagaaagattGTGAAATATGCCATAATTAAACAGGAAGTAAAAATATGTAGTGtcgtgaaaaaaaatccaataaaatatataaaacaaataatgaataGGAAACAATAAACACAAGATCATGAATAAACACAAGGCAAAACATTGATGTAtctataaaacgtgttttgaatattttggtaAATGTGGACATAGAGCGTATACatgttacattgtatatcaaTTTTACCCCTGTTTTAGCTTACTGAATCTCGATACGCTAGAGAGATTTTCTTATTACTGTTTGTCCAGTGTCCATCTCTCCATTCTATCTGTCTGTCCTTTTGTCCATCCGACTGTATGTTCTTACGTTGAATTTATCTTCGGATAATTagatatttcataatttgttgatttgttgttttgttAACTTAAATAATTTGCCAGAAAGGCTAAAACATTTGAAAAGGCATTGTCAGGTAGATTCATGTAACTCAAATATTGGGACAACATTTACTTAGGATGCAGAATCTATAGggaaaaaatacatttccttttcaaaaatcaattgaCCAGAAATATGTTACCtgtatgaaagcatcctcacGTAAAGTAGCTACAACAGTTATCAAATCATGATTTCCTTGGTAAAATGGCGGCACTATAAGGCTCCAATGTATTACATTGGTGTAAAGAGACACTGACATTTTAAGTTCCTTTTTACAATATTGCCTAGAAAAACTGTTAAATATATGGAGCATCTTGGGTAAGTGTAAATtctagtgttttttttttcaagatccCAGGTTGTAGAGTACTTTCACATGTGAGTCTTATTTTCACACAGACAAATAcacaattttaacaaatcaagaaaaaattgtttccgTTGTTGGTGTTCAAACATCAATGATATGAATTAGgttttaaagagagataaaaCATAAGTTAATGACAGCAATTAAACTTCATAGCCACCATAAAAATGGACATATATCACATTACTGCTAATGGCTGAGAAGTCCtgaataaatgtgttttttacgGCATAGTGTTGTAGCGACTGGGAATGAACTGGCAGGCTTTTGTCCTACTCggtttaatttctttaatatctATTCATGTGATATTCAGGTAATTACCTGGGCTACATTTCTAACAATTTTTAAGTCGTGTTTCATTTAGTTAACATCGTAAATTATATCCATTGCATCTCTATTTTTTTCCTGAaataataaaacttataaatatacatttgcATAATGTATCAATCATCCTGTTCTATCCTGTAGTTGAGTACATTTtgtaatataacaaaaaacgTTCCTTATCAATTGCAAGCAATGCCAAGACAATGTTAGAcagaaatgataaaaacaagGGACAACAAATATTCATATGATGAAGGTGTGTCAATCAGTTAAATGCCATTTGACTGTGAGATTACTAAAAGCATAAAATTTGACTGTAAGGTTACTAAAAGGTATATCATTCTATGCCATTCAATCAGCTTTCTAGACTTTTCAGTGAGCGCTTAGTAAACTGCATGGCAAAGCTTCACCCTGTGATTTttagttttgttcattttttcagGCACGTATATTGCTTTTGTTAAACACGTCAGCGATCTGCAAAATACATTGATTTCATGTTTCGCAGCAGCCAAAAATCTGATACTATGCCCGATAtacaataaaacaatgttagaTGATACGATAACAAGACAACCATAAACGTAACTTGTGCGACTATATCACtacaaacaatttgaaaaaaataaatgaatcaaaatacacaataatagaaaaattagtaaaaatttcCTCTGCTTTAACATTCTGTTTTAAAACagttaaatttgttatatattgaactttgtaatttatatttttaaaactttaagcATTGACTGAACGCAGTCCTATTGGACATTTTTATACCCCTGTAATACAgctactatataactctatatacgAAAAAACTCAAACATTTTGACTTTTGGACTGGAATTGTTAGATTGGAGCTGTGAAAATTACTGTTtaaaaagactgttgaccgaTGAGTCACATTCCGCAAAAACgtgttattgattagaaggggtataacaaaacagttgtgaTTGTGTCTCGGGCAAAAGTTGATCTGTCGACCTgcggcaacagtttgcgagatGGTCTGACAGATCAACCGCtgccctcgaccccagtcaacaactaTAATTTTTACCATGTAAGAGTTACAAAGTAATTAATCAATGGTGAGCTGTAATCGATCGAAGCCGGTAACTATCAGTAATCGATTTAAATCTCATACAGTGTTATGGCAATTGTGACGTTCATTTCAAGGTTAAGtctttcaaaattgttaacCAAAAGCTGCATAGCCGACAACGAAAACTCGCAGGCAAGTTACGACAGCGTACACACAATTGCACAACAattaaggaaaataaaattatttattttaaatgaatataaattttcTGACTCTTTGGACAATAATGCATGGTTTAATCTGTAGTTTGTCGGTGACTCAGACCCGACCTATAATACACGACTAtcattatacatttttattgtatGTGGATTTTGATCATATGGGGCTCGGATACAATCGAGGAAAAGAAAAGGACCAagtcttttcttttaaatatcaattaagAAAGTTATGTGACTgatatttaacaatatttgattttttttaaaatttaattttgatgaaatggacattaaaacaataaaacaaaaaaaaaaccgttaAGCATTactcatgttttattttttttatatttttttaagtgacaTGTCATGGGAATAAGAACAAAACATTACTATTGTTTTAATTCTTTAGTGACGAAGTAGTTTTTAAGTGACAAAGAATGCTACTGACAACTATGTACTGTTTGTACTTGGAGGACTTATGTCTACTTCCTGAGCATTACACAACTGAAGTATTACTCTTGTTAAGGATATGAACATCGGTTGAAACACAAGAACTCTGctaagttcttttttttaaacttatgcCATAAATGTGTGCATTACGGAAGTAATTAATTCAGAAGTACATTCATAACTTCGCACTAATAAACAACGTACTCtcgtatttttataatttttttttaagcttGGGTCTATTTtgcaaaacaacatttctaTCGTGATGTAAAACACGTGAATTACAGACATTTCtaactattaaaaaaacccacaacaaaACTAACTTAAATACCAAATAAagattttgccaaaaaaattaaagttaacgTCTGTTTTCTTAAATTAGTAACAACTTTTTGTCGATTGGGAAATTTTAGCATGCAGTCTACATTATATAGCAATGCCAATTTGATATAGATGATTTTGCTTACTATTAAGATTGACTTATTTAAAACGTCTTGATAAACATCCGTGTCAATATATTACTATTgaatatacgagggttgtccaaaaagttcgtggacacatgtgatttcattctaaataacgacgctatatttagaaaagtattaaaatattttgatatagacTATAAttatgcatgtgtataaaattcAGAACAATGTACATTCTCATAATGTAGTTATCACTACAAAAACATTGCCTGTACAGGCCGCACGGCCCAGTCTGACGGTTACACAACGTTTTTATAACGTCGTACGTAGAGCGTTGGTTTCTGTTACTTTTCAACGTAGTCACCTTTGCACTGCAAACACTTCTCACACCTTCTTAGCCATGAATCGAACACATCCGAATACCATTTACTGTCGATTTTAGATATAATGGTTCGAGTAGCATATTTAAGTTCATCAGACTTCTCAAATCTTACTCCTCTTAGCTGTGATTTGATGAAAGGAAAAATTGCAATATCCATCGGAGCAAGATCCGGACTGTATGGCGGGTATTCAAGAAGATTGAATCCTAGGTGTTCGATTTCCAGACACGTGGAAGCTGCCGTATGTGCAGGTGCATTATCCTGGTGTAGGATGATATTTCCAAGGTCCACAGCCATGGCAGGGCGTTTTTTCTTAATTGCCTTAACTAAGTCGCGGCGTAACAcctgtaataaataaaaccaatgTTTCGTTTGGTACACTGTATCTGGCTTTAGAATATGTGGGTTTGTAAATATatagtaattaaataaatcaaaattaagattaaaatgTCCGggcattaaatttatgaattacaaTATGCTAAATGTAGCGAAATGGACGTTTTTAAATCTGTAATTACAATTTAAATGTGATGAAATGGGTAGTTCTCTACCTTGGAGTAGTATGCAGCATTCACCGTCAGACCGGAGGGTACAGCATGGACCAAAATCATTCCGTGCCGATCAGCAAAGAATATGTACATTTGTTTACCCACGGATTTCGCAACCTTCGGCTTTTTCGGTGGTGAACCCCGGTGTTTCCAAATGCTGGATTCTATTTTTGTTTCTGGATCAAAATGATGCAGCCAAGTCTCGTCCGTAGTAATGATTCTGTCGAGCAACTTCTCTCCTCCTCTTTTGAAATTCTGTATGAAAGCCTTACTTGTCTGCATTCGTCTTTTTTGTGCTCATCGGATAAAAGTCTGGGCACCCATCTTGCGCAAACACAGAAGTCTTCAGTGAGGATATTAAAAACCGAAGATTTGCTAACATCACTTATTGACGCGACTTCTCTTAACGTCAGACGTCTGTCCTTCATGACAATGTCATGAATGCGGGATTTCGTTTTATCGACACAAAGCAAAGGCCTTCCACTTCTTTCAGCGTCTTTTAAATCACAAACTCTTCTGCCTTCTTGTGTTCTCcatcatttgttttgtttcgaTCGGTGTTTTCCCCGAGTCTACGCAGAATTTAATGATGGCGCGCTGTTCCATGCGATCCGCCGACGTCGCTTTTTCTGGCGCTTTCAAAGACATGTTCTTGCCGTAAACTCCTTGAAATATCCTCTGCTCAATTAAAAACGG encodes:
- the LOC128174893 gene encoding histone-lysine N-methyltransferase SETMAR-like; the protein is MQTSKAFIQNFKRGGEKLLDRIITTDETWLHHFDPETKIESSIWKHRGSPPKKPKVAKSVGKQMYIFFADRHGMILVHAVPSGLTVNAAYYSKVLRRDLVKAIKKKRPAMAVDLGNIILHQDNAPAHTAASTCLEIEHLGFNLLEYPPYSPDLAPMDIAIFPFIKSQLRGVRFEKSDELKYATRTIISKIDSKWYSDVFDSWLRRCEKCLQCKGDYVEK